A genomic region of Phenylobacterium parvum contains the following coding sequences:
- a CDS encoding acyl-CoA dehydrogenase family protein encodes MEFGLSDEQVMLQDALARFLSGTGGLERTRAFAAGKDRRAPDVLRGLAELGVTGLIIPEVHGGVGLSLLDAALAAEQLGRFVAPAPFAGTAVMAPLALLKAGDAGQQAAWLPKLASGATVAGVALSEVTGARDGAGVEARDGRLHGRAQFVVDYEADLFVVADRARGLHLVAADAPGLTRTDFRTIDATRPTGELVFDGVAAEPLKAGDGPAAVRAMIDAGRVMLAADTLGAAQDMLDQAVAYAKGRVQFGRAIATFQAVKHMCAEMAASLEPCRSLVWYAGHALDHLPEEAPVMACHAKAHLSEVGTFVARTSTEVHGGMGFTDLVGLHYWFKRIGYNRQVLGGPQAVRAEAAALQGLAA; translated from the coding sequence ATGGAATTCGGACTCTCTGACGAACAGGTCATGCTGCAGGACGCCCTGGCCCGGTTCCTGTCCGGGACCGGCGGGCTGGAGCGCACCCGCGCCTTCGCCGCCGGCAAGGACCGCCGCGCCCCGGACGTGCTGCGGGGCCTGGCCGAGCTGGGCGTCACCGGCCTCATCATCCCCGAGGTCCACGGCGGGGTCGGGCTGTCCCTGCTGGACGCCGCCCTGGCCGCCGAGCAGCTGGGCCGGTTCGTCGCCCCGGCGCCCTTCGCCGGCACGGCGGTCATGGCCCCCCTGGCCCTCCTGAAGGCGGGCGACGCCGGCCAGCAGGCGGCCTGGCTGCCCAAACTCGCTTCCGGCGCGACGGTGGCGGGGGTGGCCCTTTCCGAGGTCACCGGCGCCCGGGACGGCGCCGGGGTCGAGGCCCGCGACGGGCGCCTGCACGGCCGCGCCCAGTTCGTCGTGGACTACGAGGCCGACCTCTTCGTCGTCGCCGACCGGGCGCGCGGCCTGCACCTGGTCGCGGCGGACGCCCCCGGTCTCACCCGCACGGACTTCCGAACCATCGACGCCACCCGGCCCACCGGGGAGCTGGTCTTCGACGGCGTCGCGGCCGAGCCCCTGAAGGCCGGCGACGGCCCCGCCGCCGTGCGCGCCATGATCGACGCAGGCCGGGTCATGCTGGCCGCCGACACCCTGGGCGCGGCCCAGGACATGCTCGACCAGGCCGTGGCCTACGCCAAGGGCCGGGTCCAGTTCGGCCGGGCCATCGCCACCTTCCAGGCGGTCAAGCACATGTGCGCCGAGATGGCGGCCTCGCTGGAGCCCTGCCGGTCCCTGGTCTGGTACGCCGGCCACGCCCTCGACCACCTGCCGGAGGAGGCCCCGGTCATGGCCTGCCACGCCAAGGCGCATCTGTCGGAAGTGGGGACCTTCGTGGCCCGCACCTCCACCGAGGTGCACGGCGGCATGGGCTTCACCGACCTCGTCGGCCTGCACTACTGGTTCAAGCGGATCG
- a CDS encoding acyl-CoA dehydrogenase family protein → MDLSYSAEYEAFRAEVRGFLEANRSQAPGHGGNGLTWQKLLIENGYAARTIPREYGGYGGEPDILKSRIIAEEFARAQLSPGLGGQGISMLVPTLLEVGSEEQKRQFIAPTLRGEMLWCQGYSEPNAGSDLAALATKGVLEGDEWVINGQKIWTSTAHLAHWIFCLVRTEPDAPKHEGISFLLFDMKTPGIEIRPLVDMTGAANFNEVFFTDVRVPAHQIVGRRGEGWKVANAILRHERGSLADPNVMQSRLNALIDLMKAETLDGSRVIDNPIYRDRLMAIQGRVQALRCNDLRLLSAAVNRQSAPLAGMVVKLQGTELRHELEGFAIDVMGELGLLYGDTPRLRGGGSWQRDYMYFLGLIIGGGTSQIQKNIIAERGLDMPREPKLAKA, encoded by the coding sequence ATGGACCTGTCCTACAGCGCCGAATACGAGGCCTTCCGCGCCGAAGTGCGCGGCTTCCTCGAAGCCAACCGCAGCCAGGCTCCGGGCCATGGCGGCAACGGCCTGACCTGGCAGAAGCTGCTCATCGAGAACGGCTACGCCGCCCGCACCATCCCGCGCGAGTATGGCGGCTACGGCGGTGAGCCGGACATCCTGAAGTCCCGGATCATCGCCGAGGAGTTCGCCCGCGCCCAGCTGTCGCCGGGCCTAGGCGGCCAGGGCATCTCCATGCTGGTCCCGACCCTGCTCGAGGTGGGGTCGGAAGAACAGAAGCGCCAGTTCATCGCCCCGACCCTGCGCGGCGAGATGCTGTGGTGCCAGGGCTATTCCGAACCCAACGCCGGCTCCGACCTCGCCGCCCTGGCCACCAAGGGCGTGCTCGAGGGCGATGAGTGGGTGATCAACGGCCAGAAGATCTGGACCTCCACCGCCCACCTCGCGCACTGGATTTTCTGTCTCGTGCGCACCGAGCCAGACGCCCCCAAGCACGAGGGCATCAGCTTCCTGCTGTTCGACATGAAGACCCCGGGCATCGAGATCCGCCCCCTGGTGGACATGACCGGCGCCGCCAACTTCAACGAGGTCTTCTTCACCGACGTCCGCGTCCCGGCCCACCAGATCGTCGGACGGCGGGGCGAGGGCTGGAAGGTCGCCAACGCCATCCTGCGCCATGAGCGCGGCTCCCTCGCCGACCCCAATGTCATGCAGAGCCGGCTGAACGCCCTGATCGACCTGATGAAGGCCGAGACCCTCGACGGAAGCCGGGTCATCGACAACCCTATCTACCGGGACCGGCTGATGGCGATCCAGGGCCGGGTCCAGGCCCTGCGCTGCAACGACCTGCGCCTGCTCTCGGCGGCGGTGAACCGCCAGAGCGCGCCCCTGGCCGGCATGGTGGTCAAGCTGCAGGGCACTGAGCTGCGCCACGAGCTGGAGGGCTTCGCCATCGACGTCATGGGCGAGCTGGGCCTGCTCTATGGCGACACGCCCCGCCTGCGTGGCGGCGGCTCCTGGCAGAGGGACTACATGTACTTCCTCGGCCTGATCATCGGCGGGGGCACCTCGCAGATCCAGAAGAACATCATCGCCGAGCGCGGGCTGGACATGCCCCGCGAGCCCAAGCTGGCCAAGGCCTGA
- a CDS encoding amidohydrolase family protein: MDKPSATEAAPEPILDPDRRILDPHHHLWPAGAGPAYLLEDLRGDTGDGHRVEATIFVECMTGYLTEGPEALRRSGESAYVARIARASQDGRGARIAAIVGSADLLAPDDLDALLDAHIEAGEGLFRGIRHAAAWDASNAIRPSHHHPPPHLYLNETFRRGFAKLAARGLTFDAWLFHPQIPELTDLARAFPEASIILDHLGGPLGIGPYAGKRGEYFPTWRADMAGLVTCPNVTVKLGGMAMPINGWDWHKTGAPDSAAFAAAQGDWYRAAIDLFGPARCMFESNFPVDRASLSYRTLWNGLKRIAAPYSEAEKDLMFSGTAARVYGIEL, translated from the coding sequence ATGGACAAGCCATCCGCGACGGAAGCCGCGCCGGAACCCATCCTGGACCCGGACCGCCGGATCCTCGACCCGCACCACCATCTCTGGCCGGCGGGAGCGGGACCGGCCTACCTGCTGGAGGACCTGAGGGGCGATACGGGCGACGGCCACCGGGTCGAGGCCACCATCTTCGTCGAGTGCATGACGGGCTACCTCACGGAAGGGCCCGAGGCCCTGCGCCGCTCCGGCGAGAGCGCCTATGTCGCCCGGATCGCCCGGGCCTCGCAGGACGGGAGGGGGGCGCGGATCGCCGCCATCGTCGGCTCGGCCGACCTCCTGGCGCCCGACGATCTCGACGCCCTGCTGGACGCCCACATCGAGGCCGGCGAGGGCCTCTTCCGGGGGATCCGCCACGCCGCGGCCTGGGACGCCTCGAACGCCATCCGCCCCTCGCATCACCACCCGCCGCCGCACCTCTACCTCAATGAAACCTTCCGGCGGGGCTTTGCGAAGCTGGCGGCCCGGGGCCTGACCTTCGACGCCTGGCTCTTCCATCCCCAGATCCCCGAGCTGACGGACCTGGCCCGGGCCTTCCCCGAGGCCAGCATCATCCTCGACCACCTGGGCGGGCCCCTGGGCATCGGCCCCTACGCCGGCAAGCGCGGCGAGTACTTCCCGACATGGCGGGCGGACATGGCCGGCCTGGTGACCTGCCCGAACGTGACGGTCAAGCTGGGCGGCATGGCCATGCCCATCAACGGCTGGGACTGGCACAAGACCGGCGCCCCGGACTCCGCCGCCTTCGCCGCCGCCCAGGGCGACTGGTACAGGGCCGCCATCGATCTCTTCGGCCCGGCCCGCTGCATGTTCGAGAGCAACTTCCCCGTCGACCGGGCGAGCCTGTCCTACCGCACCCTCTGGAACGGCCTCAAGCGCATCGCCGCGCCCTACTCCGAAGCCGAGAAGGACCTGATGTTCTCCGGGACCGCGGCGCGGGTCTACGGGATCGAGCTGTAG
- a CDS encoding CaiB/BaiF CoA transferase family protein, producing the protein MAEASADYPLSGLRVLDFSRVLAGPFAGRLLSDLGADVVKVEPPEGDVTRNWGRVKGGVPGFFHQQNAGKRNICIDLRAPGARELVLDLVRQADILIENYRPDVMGRLGLGYDVLSEANPRLIMLSISGFGAGGPESRRPAYAPIVHAEMGLIARQARRNGVRRTDLPLSVADTNASLHGLIGLLSAVIQRERTGRGQHIDIAMVDATLVTDDQFHYEAEDSEDTMDLPPDIWETGAGPILVSADFRYLFRQLTTKLGLKDPGEGVSDLDRKIALRRAAVGELMMGLTDWEKVTAAMAAMNIAWGEVRDGARLREQPTLAHRGSIVDIDDREGGTRPIPQSPYRFSAARSGVRGVAPHRGEHNAEVLSEWLGLDAAQVTAFSQAGVLGAEG; encoded by the coding sequence ATGGCCGAGGCGTCCGCAGACTATCCGCTGTCGGGACTGAGGGTGCTGGACTTCTCCCGTGTCCTGGCCGGGCCCTTCGCCGGGCGGCTGCTGTCGGACCTGGGCGCCGACGTGGTCAAGGTCGAGCCCCCCGAGGGCGACGTGACCCGCAACTGGGGCCGGGTGAAGGGCGGCGTGCCGGGCTTCTTCCACCAGCAGAATGCGGGCAAGCGGAACATCTGCATCGACCTGCGCGCGCCGGGCGCCCGGGAGCTGGTGCTGGACCTTGTCCGCCAGGCGGACATCCTGATCGAGAACTACCGGCCCGACGTCATGGGCCGGCTGGGCCTGGGCTACGATGTCCTGTCCGAGGCCAATCCCCGCCTCATCATGCTGTCCATCTCGGGCTTCGGCGCCGGCGGGCCGGAGTCGCGCCGTCCCGCCTACGCCCCCATCGTCCACGCCGAGATGGGGCTGATCGCCCGCCAGGCCCGCCGCAACGGCGTCCGCCGGACCGACCTGCCCCTGTCGGTGGCCGACACCAACGCCTCCCTGCACGGCCTGATCGGCCTCCTGTCAGCGGTGATCCAGCGCGAACGGACCGGCCGCGGCCAGCACATCGACATCGCCATGGTCGACGCCACCCTCGTGACCGACGACCAGTTTCACTATGAGGCCGAGGACTCCGAGGACACCATGGACCTGCCCCCCGACATCTGGGAGACGGGCGCCGGCCCCATCCTGGTCTCGGCGGACTTCCGCTACCTCTTCCGCCAACTGACGACCAAGCTGGGCCTAAAGGATCCCGGCGAGGGCGTGTCCGACCTCGACCGCAAGATCGCCCTGCGCCGTGCGGCGGTGGGTGAGCTCATGATGGGCCTGACCGACTGGGAGAAGGTCACCGCCGCCATGGCCGCCATGAACATCGCCTGGGGCGAGGTGCGCGACGGCGCCCGCCTTCGCGAGCAGCCGACCCTGGCCCACCGGGGTTCGATCGTGGACATCGACGACCGCGAGGGCGGGACCCGTCCCATCCCCCAGTCGCCCTACCGGTTCTCGGCGGCGAGAAGCGGCGTGCGCGGCGTCGCCCCCCACCGGGGCGAGCACAACGCCGAGGTCCTGTCCGAGTGGCTGGGCCTGGACGCGGCCCAGGTGACGGCCTTCTCCCAGGCCGGGGTCCTGGGGGCGGAAGGCTGA